The Aethina tumida isolate Nest 87 chromosome 6, icAetTumi1.1, whole genome shotgun sequence nucleotide sequence tagttataaactgtagtgatattttaacatattttacatataggAATcaaccattaaattaataattattaaaatatgttttaagtatcatttattttttcctttttgtaAAAGTAAATTCGTTTGAggaatttttctgaattgaagAATTGATTTAGCTAATTAACTTCTatggacaattttttttttagactctcttctatttttatttaatctgctGAAGTAACTTCTAcggacaaatatttttttagcctctcttctatttttatttaatctgctgaagtaaattatattaatttagtagtttaatagtttttgttaatttccttcatattttctatcataatttatttcaatacaatagataataagaattaaaatttttaattgctcatgaatattctatattcaGTGGCTTTAATAGACAAATTGATTACTTCTACTTAATGTAAAAAGTCCTTTTAATCTTAAGaatgatatttttcaaataataaaacgtaaattgctaaattaatactttattgTACCGtagttgaatataaataaaacataagcaaataatttatataaaattgactcTATCACATCAGTATCCTATAATAACTGtacaaaaataagataaaaccTAAatctatacataaattaagtacTCACAATCACAAACTATCTAATATCACTGAGTGATTTGCCTGATCCAGTCGAGATAGTAAGCAACTTTAACGTACACTCCAGGAACGCTTGGTTGACCACAGCCAATAGCCCAACTGACAACACCAACAACTTGCCAGGTACCTCCACGTTCACAAACCATCGGACCACCTCCGTCTCCTTTGCAAGCATCTTCGCCTTCTTCGCCACCGGCGCAAATAAATCCTGGGTGCAGTTGGAAGTCGTATCCCAATCTGGTTTGTTTCATTTGTCTCTCACAAATGCCGTGATTAATAATTGGCACGTCGACCTCCTTAAGAATGTTTTGGTATTTGCCAAAGTCTCCAAAGGCATCTTTTCCCCAGCCGGTGGTCCAACATCTTGTGCCTGTGGTGTAGTCGTCGTGTGGATTTGGCAAACAGGCAGGGCTGATGTGTGGGTGTTTGGTCCAGTCTACCGGTTTGTCCATTCGTAGAATAGCCAAGTCGTTGTAAAGCGTTCCAGCGTAGAATTCAGGATGGACCTGAACCAGCGAAACATCTCTTTCGATCTACGGATAGAATTCCACATCGTGGTTTACGTCCCATTCACCAAGACGAACTCTCAAGTCATGAGGGGTGTAactgtgaaaatattttcattaaaaaccaaattaattaattaattaatccacaatttaataatcttaccTTTTAACGCAGTGAGCCGCAGTAATGATGTGAAGGGAGTCGATCAGTGTACCACCACAAACGTACACGCTTTCTTTGGGATCTTTCTTTAAGATTGCAACTTGCCATGGGTATTCTCCAAATTCACTGTCTCCGTCAACATAGACTGGATTCTTGATACGGTCATTGATGCCCTGCAAATGTATGGTACCGCATTGTCCTCTTAAGTTTGCACCTGGGTTTGGAGCAGGAATGTGTGGTCTGTATGGTCCACTAACGTGAATCTGTACCGCCCGtggaattcaaaattaatacacattttttaaaaaaattataaaagttaattgattattcatcattaatcaaatttatgtgatatatttttatctcattatttaaatagtttttgtcaaattattcaaatggtACATTTTTTACCTAGAAATCTAAACAGAAAATTCTGcttattgttcaatataataaattaaagtgaaaatactttttatatacaatatttttgggcttataattacagtaaacTAATGCGTAAACTTGGTAATTTGAATGGAGTTTATAAGAATGGAGCGcagtgaaacaaattattttaaaaattattctattaaattatcattttttttgttctctTTTCCTGATGTATGGCGcatctaaacattttaaatttcgccgtcttctatttaataacctaaagtttattttttggtcctgaatattcaataaaataggaCAGATTagcttcaataatatttaattgacctTGTATCTGAAAGTAATATTCGTGATATTTCCTAAGttctatattattgtatttcattGCCAAATTGGgtatttgttttcttataaTCGCCTCTTCTAATGAACATTCAGTGTTGAAGGTCTTCCACAATTTCGTCCTCAgaaataatttctgaaaatttattataaaaatacacaatatactttaaaaaaatttgataccaTCAGGTGAATCTTCTAAATATCAATGAAGAACATCTACAAAATAAACCAGCAgtctttacaattttattgtattcttcaatttttttttattgcttccgattcattaattttcccGTACTTCGTAGCttctgtagaaaaattatttcttctaaaaactttttttaactattgcCACGAGATGtccattcttttaattttacaacacaTCCAAAATTAGAAGCAGTAAGCTGGTGCATTCTTAgcgttaaataatttgaattgttaaattgcccaattgtttttttcatttattttaaattgttcttcTTTCCGAAAACTTGATAGTAGGAAAGGAAACTTGTTAAAAGGTTGAAACGTTCGAGCAAATTCTGTATTGCTGTTGATGTCACTATCTGAAAGTAGCAAATATACACGGTTTTGGCACTttctagaattaatattatatattaatattattgtatatttataaatatttatttatggttaaattaatagtaaaaatatattatataattattaaaataatcttatataataaaataattctgagagaaatattatgaatttgatttcaaacacaagtgtattaattaaataagcgttttgttaatatcaatgtaatataatataataccgtacaaattgttcattaaattctaaattatttaaaacaaatatagtgTATGAACGtgcatatttcaaatatatcatatatttaatctaactactagaaataattttgtagtaacagaataagtaaatgttaaaaattaacaatataattgtaagaacattattgcagatatcaattacgtttttataatattcaattacaaaattgttggtaaatattaaacattagtacttcttaattaatatagtctatactaaatttattctaattccACAGCACGActgtttcaatattattaataataacaatttagttcaggtcaataataataataatataataataaatataatttttaaaattttagaatttcagatttcagaattattaatttaatttaattaaactaatttcaaatgttaaaattaaatatatatatatatacatatatatacatatatacatatatacatatatatatatatatatatatatatatatatatatatatatatatatatatatatatataaacaaaaataatatatattaaacgaaaactagttaattttaaccaaataatataataaaataaaattattcgactgttttaataaaaaaaacattttataaatttacttttatcataatggaatgaataatttatatttaatttattaataaatagctGATAAATGTAAAATCTTTACCTTATAGAAATATAGAATGACCTCTAATTAGGTTGCACATCTATTTGGTAtagaatgtattaattttacatcacGACTAGttcaatgataataataacaattaataaggGTAATACaggttaataaaaactaaaagagaaaaaagtatttatttgattgaactgattttaaatattaatattatatatagatattttgaaaaacatagattgtgtttaatttaaatattaaacgaagactttttattatattatattttttacgaaCCATTGCTTTACTGTTTGAGTTCTGTGTTTTGAATCATTATTCTTCTACGTTAAAGGCATATTTATCTTGTCCTacattttagtgtttccatcgTCGTGCTTCACAGTATCtatattttcagaattaaatacttcatttTTTCCTCATCTAACATAATGTTTTCCATCAGattcataaacatttatttttatttcatcactaaacaaaataatgaagataacttcattTGTTAAGGTTGTTTccttaaaattgtaacaatgacacatttataataatttaatgcttTTTCAATGAATGAGTAATTTTTCTTTCGATTTCACTATTAAAGAGTATGAGCCTTTCTGGAGTGAAATGTTTCGCACGACCCATGTTTGCTCcgtcaattttaaatgatatataaaaataattcattataaatatgtatcatGAATAAATAACCGGGACAACAACGTAAATAAAGACACTATTAGTTGTGTGTTCATCAAATGTTTCATAATCGCCTGAAaccaattacaatattaaaatacaataactaACAATTTGTTAAGAATGCATTATACGtttaatactataatatataataatataatataatatagtatacgtaatattttattttaaacagataaaaaaattcacataCAACTTTTTCGTGTGTGATTTTGTAAACCACTTTCTATGGTTACACAAACTATGAAAAATTGAACCGATCatcatgttttttaataatgtaaggtataattttctgattaattaactttcttaAAAGTACCCTTCCGATTCGTCTACATAGGCAATccactatttttgtttttttatttctgatactaaaaaattggttCATAGACGCCCCAAAGATGAgcttttaatttaagagtGGCGTCTCCCTGTGTTAAATTCCCTATACAAACGCCGTCGACGACTTGGAGCAAATCTCAAGAATTAcgcaatcaatttatttcaaattatgggTGTGGATGTTTGATCTTTGACATGACATAGTTTTAAAGtcgtaatattattattatcattttcaaccatttttgtacagcaaataactcaaaaaataaagaatattttggtaaatgaaatatgtcatATCAAGGCTTAGATATTTAACAAGACTGTACAGTGACAATTTTCTGAGAAAAATATtgcgttttttaaatttgctccaaattatcaaaataataaaatttcatacgtaAACCGAATAATCATAGAAATCTGTAAGTATAAGTGATTGTGGCGAAGGAAGTGTCATGTGGTCCACTCATTATTCATAGATGGCCTATTGAATGGACGTATTCAggaaaattgtacatttttataccagttattataacaataaaattgagaaactctttgattcataatactactaatttcagaattacaaATTGGCCACATGTAATAAAGCCACTGGCATGTGAGTCTGTATcacaagaaattcaaaaataatatatatttttttaaaatattgataattgattattcatcattaatcaaatttatgtgatgtaaatatatattttaatctcattatttaaatagttatcaaattatttaaatagtaaatttttaacctgGAAATCTAAACAGGAAATTCTGcttattgttcaatataatataatacgatacaattttcattatctgataaattaaaattaaaacactttttatatacaatattttttgatgtatAATTGCAGTAAACTAATACGTaaactttgttatttgaatggaatttataggaatttaacatagtgaaacaaattattttataaattaatattttattaaattgacattttttgttcTCTTTTCCTGCGCTTCTCTGATGTAGGGTgaatcaaaacattttaaatttcgccCTCTTCTATTTAATAGTATCTCTTGTCctagacaattaaaatagaatctttctaatttcgaAAGCATTTTGTTATTCCAAAAATTCGTCTTTATGAATTACTTCAACgagaagttaattttttggacctgaatatacaataaaatagcacATATTAgttccaataatatttaattgattttatatctgAAAGTAATATTCTATAAGTTCTATATTATAACCGTCTCATAAGAACACTTGACTTGCACAATTTCGTCTTCAGAAATAAttcctgaaattataaaaatacacaatataatttaaaaatatccatgaagaacatctacaaataaaccagcaggctttacaattttattatattcttcttcaaatttttttattgctaccgaatcattaattttcccGTAATTCGTAGCttctgtagaaaaattattaatttttttgactaTAATGTCAcaagattcttttaattttaacatcacTAAAATTAGAAGCAGTAAGCCggtgcatttattaataataatcatctcGTTCTAAAAGATTATCCACAATATATGATCctattttcttcagtttcctGTTTCTTAGTTCAAGTAAATgtaaacttttgattttttttttagaccAAGAAGCAAATCTACGCGTGTTtggcattttctaaaattaatattgcttttattttattattgtatactgtaatatactataatatataatcatacatgcttctttgattttaaatttcatataaaaattatgtgtcacatgattttccaattttataaagtctaagttaatttaactacATAATACAAAAGAGCTCAAAGACAAATTATGTAACAAcacgaaaaaaataatagaaataattcaagaatattaatgttttaggtGTACcaataatatgaacaaaaaaaaactatatatgtatttaataaaaaaagaaaaaaaaacgaactatcatttattttaaatacactaaagtcgatttgaaatgaacataatacattcttcaaataaatcaatctttattcataatttcacggggagaaaaaccaacaacaaacaatgaacGCGGAACACAAATCCATCCAGATACAAgtgaaagttaattaattaattgatgacatgaattaacaaatatacataacacatacgaaacaataatacagcaatataaaaacaaaaattgaataaaaaacttacctttaaaagtttataacaaattatacttTGTTTGACGACTAAAATATGACTAATTTGTTTCTCTGCTTGAAACTGATGTTTCTTCAACCACCAAAACTGGACTAAAATTTCTAAGTCAAGTACTACTCGAACAGAAAAATTCCATCTGTTTTGTTATCATATTTCCCTTAAATTTCGACACATAAAATTACACGCAGATTACATGCACTGATTTGTATAACTCATCACTCTGAGGGTGCGAAAGTAAGAGTATGAAGTGAATACAAATTCAGAGCTAGAGtcactattaactttttttttaattaataatagattttaaatcgacttccgtatttgtatatcgtatatttgtttatatgataaaatgtgattgatTTACAACTAactataatacaaaatatcacaaaacttattagttttatattatatatattattgtatttatatattaattttatataatttttattaataaaaatatattaagaattcatAAAAAAGAAAGTATCACAAAACTTATTggcactaataaaaatttaataactgtatacgttattatatttttgatgtatattattgtattatatattaattttatataatttttattaataaaaatatattaagaattcaatactataaaaaagtagtaaatattataaaatgaccaACATATATTATCGTAAGAAATTAAACGGTTTTACAAAACAAGTCTTCAGTGGTTGGTTAATCGATAACTCtaaccatttagaagatatttccAATCGAATCCCAATGtgtactgattttaatagtcttttaataaatattttaaatttatccatttaggtcataaattttgaatatgttcttaaaaatttgagtCTATTTAGACATAGTAACAGTTTCTAAGTTATGTAGTATCTTTTGTTTTGGAATATATTCCTtccattcaatattttcatttattttcataattttgtttttatttcaatttattatcgtgatttaatacttttcaacggatttatttacaaataaaaaactttatttttctctttttgtCAAGCATTCAGTTTCctacaagaaatataaatagaaattttcagtTCGATCAATTAATGACGCGATATGGATTTTTTCACATGGAAAACTGAGATGGAAAAGACCTTGGGGTCTACCACGAACCCATGTGACATATCTCACCCGGTGAGTTAACTCACTTCCGAAATCAACGTGGCAACAGCGCAATTTCGTGtttatatttggtaaattttaggggaattcatattttaggttaatttatatttacaaatttaaaatttgacatccaaacaaaattcatacaagtgcaaaaaataatgtttaattaacttgaaaTGGTTAAAGAAAGGTTTGTGTATATTttgatcattaaaatataatttgtgaactatcaatttgtttattaggtGTGCaagtttgaaatgtttttctatCAAGAGTCCGTACAAAATATTGAAGCAAAAGATAATCGCAAACAACTGCTTTGTTGGTAGGACTCCCCGTTACAATACAACATATTCATTTAGttctttatgaattaataagatattttgttttatattttttcgtgGTAAACATGACGAATGTTGAGCCAAATAAACAGCATTTGTGGtctgtgatattttttttgtttaatcaaaGAGAAAGGCATAGGAAAGTGATTAAATTCTTATCGAGACTTACGGTAATCGTGATGTAACCATTAAGTGGCGATTTCAAtgttattgtcaaaaaatacgaaaatCGACCAAAGAAGTTTCAAAATGAATTACAAGTATTATTGGACAAACATGATatacaaatacaacaaatgATGGTGGAGGAGTTGAATGTTACCCGGTAAACCATTTCCGATCGCCTGAAAGCCATAGAAAAGATTCAAAAGGTATTAAAATGGATTTCACACAAACTGAAGGAATAACGAAAAACTACGTGACATGATACTTTTACGCCATAACGAAAGGGTAtcacaatcaaaaattaatatactttgaaattttcaaagataaaaaataatgggtaaTGGGTAACGCCATCAACATTGAGTGCGAGATCGGATAGGTTTGGGTAGATGAAGATGTAATGTGTGCGGTGGGATCCGAAAGTACTAGTGAACTACGTCCGTTCCCGACAACAAATGATCAATGGAGTTCAATGGAAGATGAAGTTCTTGTTTGGAATGGTACCCATAAATTTCTTGAGAGATGAgctaaatatatagaaaaagagCGCCGATACTTTGATTAAAATCCAATCTTGTCATTGTTCTCTCGTCCCAATCCAATGTATGTGCccaaatacattttcaatgcaatttaattttccggGATGTATGGTGGTGACATTTGAAATATCTAGAGTTGTCCCACATATCTGcaattttgtcaataattgATGATGTCTTTAATAAGTAAGCATAATTATTGATGGATTGATATCTTTTCAATTCGTACAAATGCTACATGTGTGCAAACAGTACGTTTTGTGATTTCtgcgaaattatatttttcagaaaaaacaagaatatatacattataatgtTGTACTTACAATTaagttttactatttatcttttttctataaatgtttaaCTCTTCAACATTTTGAAGATATCCTTCTTATCTTGAGTGTTAATAAGTTAAGCTGATGtatcaatgtattttttactttttgaagCAATTACTAATGGGaaacttataaactaattacatATGATATCTACTTGAAAACTAACTGAGGTATAAAAACACAAAGCTGCAAGTAgctacaattttcaaattatatattaacaaatgaagtataaaattaaatttaccttaCACAGGTAAACCTTTGGTGTTGAGTTAaggatttataaatagatggaatatttcaacaatatatgAAAGATATCTATTAGTACCCCACACAACTTAATAAACTCTACCTCACTTAATTATATGATACATTgtacagaataaattaaattttattcgttaAGGTTTGACAATCTTAATTGAAAACACAATCaaatcatttgttttattaatacctaATAAACAACGGAATTAttgtatatcaaatattttttattgctactGACGTAACATGGTCATAAtagatcaaaaaaatatataatatcaacAAAACATTCAACTTGAACTCACGACAAAAtaacctaaatttaaaactttatatattcctaattgatgtaaataaatataataatgtcttTAAAACACTCAAGGTATCaatataccgtatcaaaagtgatgaacgtgtctactcgcatattgagacggaacatcaatacccctttgtaaacaaaaaggaaagatatacatgcaattatgtgggcgggccgaactgactggaggggatcatttggttttgctgcgtttagcatgcggttcgtctccgcagacgttgtttctagtatattttatttaatttttgaaatacatttttattttgaaaaaagtagtttatttttaaaatacttatttttgtttttgatataccctcaaaaaatatttcattttacagattgaaaattatacaaagttacggaatttaaatggagcatccgaagaactcgaactacatccctgcgcatacggagagttactaaatgcattcgcaaagataaatttacattgtgcgccggcgcgcaccagcacggcgcattgtctctgagagtagggattcttactaccgggcaaaactttactctctttgtcgtgcatccatctcttacaccatccagacacgaagagcatttttcgtactgtatatcAAGAAATCCACATAATCCGAACTCACGCAAACTGTGACAAATCTCACTCACTCAACACCAACCGTGTAAAGTCACCGGTTTTGGGTGAGATATCTCAGCTGTAATACAAGTCACCGGCATTGTAAAAGGCGCTTGGACACCCCTACAAGAATAACGTCATTCGAACCgaataaaatatctcataGATTTTCGTAGAAGTTCTCCTggactttttttattaccaagtaataatttattaatacaatgattcaattattttaattattttggactTTATAGtggagaaaatattgtaaacaaaGACGAAATGCGCTGTTGCCACATTGATGTCATAAGTGAGTTAACTCACCGGGTGAGTTATCTCACATatgctattaaaattaagagctcatctttgaagatcattttttaaagatgcaagttaaacaaatatatatatatatatatatatatatatatatatagaaattattaaaattatttatttttatttatcttctgtCGGTCTTAGTTATCATATTTGTCCAATTCTTTGATAGCATTTttacaatgttaattaattgacgTATTTGCAATAAGAAAATTCTGAATATTACATGCATGTAGAGTTAGTTTTAATCCTAGTATTTAGTCACTTAGTAgtactattttgttttattttacttttattttatagtattagtaataaactactttgaataatttctCCTTTTTCTTAAATAGCTTTAAAtctatgtaatatatatataataaataataatatattaactattttttaaagctaataagttttgtgatattttatcgTATAGTTAGTTGTaaaccaatcacattttatcatataatcaaatataataaatacgttaTACAAATACGGAAGccgatttaaaatctattattagttaaaaaaatggtcTCAAAGTTAATCGTG carries:
- the LOC126265924 gene encoding phenoloxidase-activating factor 2-like; protein product: MCINFEFHGRYRFTLVDHTDHTFLLQTQGINDRIKNPVYVDGDSEFGEYPWQVAILKKDPKESVYVCGGTLIDSLHIITAAHCVKSYTPHDLRIERDVSLVQVHPEFYAGTLYNDLAILRMDKPVDWTKHPHISPACLPNPHDDYTTGTRCWTTGWGKDAFGDFGKYQNILKEVDVPIINHGICERQMKQTRLGYDFQLHPGFICAGGEEGEDACKGDGGGPMVCERGGTWQVVGVVSWAIGCGQPSVPGVYVKVAYYLDWIRQITQ